In one Bacteroidales bacterium WCE2004 genomic region, the following are encoded:
- a CDS encoding RNA polymerase Rpb6 — protein MEKKIPTNTITRDIKDLAAPTGNIYETVVILAKRANQIALAEKKELAKKLEDFRGERDTMDEVFENKEQIEISKYYERQPKPDLVAISEFEDGDLYYRVAQEDSAA, from the coding sequence ATGGAAAAGAAAATACCTACCAATACCATCACGCGGGACATCAAGGATCTCGCCGCCCCTACGGGCAACATTTATGAGACTGTCGTCATCCTCGCCAAGCGCGCCAACCAGATCGCCCTGGCCGAGAAGAAGGAGCTCGCCAAGAAGCTGGAAGATTTCCGCGGCGAGCGGGACACCATGGACGAGGTCTTCGAGAACAAGGAGCAGATCGAAATCTCCAAGTACTACGAGCGCCAGCCCAAGCCGGACCTCGTGGCCATCTCGGAGTTCGAAGACGGCGACCTCTACTACCGGGTAGCCCAGGAAGACAGTGCTGCGTAG
- a CDS encoding Beta-barrel assembly machine subunit BamD, whose product MKRSTLLTAFAVLLVAASGLQSCKSQYDVILESTDLDLKYKAAFDYFNAGKYARSAAVFESLTLLTNGTERHDTVLYYLGLSNYSFKDYYTAETNFDQYLSNFPQGAFAETADFLRIDCLYRSTLRYELDQTPTYTAITAMGEYLRAHPTGANADILRHRMEELGERLDRKAYESAKLYYKMEDYKAARVALRNVLKEDADNVYREDILYYTAMASYKFAEMSVPSKQKERFLVFQDDYLNFVGEYPESSYRKELDGLYNKVKEKN is encoded by the coding sequence ATGAAAAGATCCACTCTCCTTACAGCCTTCGCCGTGCTCCTGGTCGCGGCATCCGGCCTGCAGTCCTGCAAGTCGCAGTATGACGTCATCCTCGAGAGCACCGACCTCGACCTCAAGTACAAGGCCGCGTTCGACTACTTCAACGCCGGCAAGTACGCCCGCTCCGCCGCGGTCTTCGAGTCGCTGACCCTGCTGACCAACGGCACGGAGCGGCACGACACCGTGCTGTACTACCTGGGCCTGAGCAACTATTCCTTCAAGGACTACTATACCGCGGAGACCAACTTCGACCAGTATCTGTCCAACTTCCCGCAGGGCGCCTTCGCGGAGACCGCCGACTTCCTGCGCATCGACTGCCTCTACCGCAGCACGCTCCGCTATGAGCTGGACCAGACCCCGACCTACACGGCCATCACGGCCATGGGCGAGTACCTGCGCGCGCATCCGACGGGCGCCAACGCCGACATCCTCCGCCACCGGATGGAGGAGCTGGGCGAGCGGCTGGACCGCAAGGCCTACGAGAGCGCGAAGCTGTACTACAAGATGGAGGACTACAAGGCCGCCCGCGTGGCGCTGCGCAACGTCCTCAAGGAAGACGCCGACAACGTGTACCGCGAGGACATCCTCTACTACACCGCGATGGCGTCCTACAAGTTCGCCGAGATGAGCGTGCCGTCCAAGCAGAAGGAGCGCTTCCTGGTGTTCCAGGACGACTACCTCAATTTCGTGGGCGAGTATCCGGAATCCAGCTACCGCAAGGAGCTGGACGGACTCTACAACAAGGTGAAAGAAAAAAATTGA
- a CDS encoding thioredoxin reductase (NADPH), translating into MDIEHIKCLIVGGGPAGYTAAIYASRAALAPVIYEGNAPGGQLTTTTVVENFPGYPNGVDANQLMSDMRAQAVNLGADVRRGVVTAVDLGVRPFRLTVDGEKTLEADALIVATGATARYLGLPSEKKFLGMGVSACATCDGFFYRKKDVAVVGGGDTACEEASYLAGLCRKVYMIVRRDVLRASVAMQERVKNTPNIEILWNCNTQEVLGDASGVTGARLVRKDGEVFDIQVDGFFLAIGHHPASELFAPWVATDPNGYILTEGGSSRTNVEGVFAAGDVQDPVYRQAVNAAASGCRAALDAEKYLKR; encoded by the coding sequence ATGGATATCGAACACATCAAATGTCTCATTGTCGGCGGCGGCCCTGCGGGCTATACCGCCGCGATATACGCCTCCCGGGCCGCGCTGGCGCCCGTCATCTACGAGGGCAACGCCCCCGGTGGCCAGCTCACCACGACCACGGTCGTGGAGAACTTTCCCGGCTATCCCAACGGGGTGGACGCCAACCAGCTGATGTCCGACATGCGGGCACAGGCCGTCAACCTCGGCGCGGACGTCCGCCGCGGGGTGGTGACGGCCGTCGACCTGGGCGTCCGCCCGTTCCGCCTGACCGTGGACGGGGAGAAGACGCTGGAGGCCGACGCCCTGATCGTCGCGACCGGCGCCACGGCCCGCTATCTCGGCCTGCCGTCCGAGAAGAAATTCCTCGGCATGGGCGTCTCGGCCTGCGCCACCTGCGACGGTTTCTTCTACCGCAAGAAGGACGTGGCGGTGGTAGGCGGCGGCGACACCGCCTGCGAGGAGGCCTCCTACCTGGCCGGCCTCTGCCGCAAGGTCTATATGATTGTCCGGCGCGATGTCCTGCGGGCCTCCGTGGCCATGCAGGAGCGTGTCAAGAATACCCCCAACATCGAGATCCTGTGGAACTGCAACACGCAGGAAGTGCTCGGCGACGCCTCCGGCGTGACGGGCGCGCGCCTGGTCCGCAAGGATGGCGAGGTTTTTGATATACAGGTGGACGGCTTCTTCCTGGCCATCGGCCACCACCCGGCTTCCGAGCTCTTCGCGCCGTGGGTGGCGACCGATCCCAACGGATACATCCTCACCGAGGGCGGCAGCAGCCGCACCAACGTCGAGGGCGTGTTCGCCGCCGGGGACGTGCAGGATCCGGTCTACCGGCAGGCGGTCAACGCCGCCGCGTCGGGCTGCCGGGCCGCGCTGGACGCCGAAAAATATTTGAAGCGATGA
- a CDS encoding Fe2+ or Zn2+ uptake regulation protein produces the protein MIQFKRLLRDRDLKATPQRTAVHEAMCALVHAGAEDVAAWIDAQGGTHIAVSSVYNILSLLADLGVYGRRSGRGGKMVFDVRTGRHLHLYDTESGTWRDLEDEALLTWMEAHFKGRRFRGYKIDGFEVQLLCHPTRKGPGRKA, from the coding sequence ATGATCCAGTTCAAGCGCCTGCTGCGCGACCGCGACCTCAAGGCCACGCCGCAGCGGACGGCGGTCCACGAGGCGATGTGCGCCCTCGTGCACGCCGGCGCGGAGGACGTGGCGGCCTGGATAGACGCGCAGGGCGGCACGCACATCGCCGTCTCTTCGGTGTACAACATCCTCTCGCTCCTGGCGGACCTGGGCGTCTATGGACGCAGGTCCGGCCGTGGCGGCAAGATGGTCTTCGACGTGCGCACCGGCCGGCACCTGCATCTCTACGACACGGAGAGCGGCACCTGGCGCGACCTGGAGGACGAAGCGCTGCTGACCTGGATGGAAGCCCACTTCAAGGGCCGCCGTTTCCGCGGCTACAAGATCGACGGTTTCGAGGTGCAGCTGCTCTGCCACCCGACCCGCAAGGGCCCGGGCCGCAAAGCATAA
- a CDS encoding RNA polymerase, sigma 54 subunit, RpoN/SigL — MIKQGLELKQQQKLSPLQIQTIKLIELPIQELEQRIRTELEENPVLDDTPDPEKAEDAKDVSLDEITDEGDIPSYKTRVNNWGKDPRPEYNTFSVRQSFTQTLMDQLGYRNLTPEQYSVASFIIGSLDADGYLRRDVDSLVDDMAFRAGISTTPEEVLEMLAVIQEFDPAGVGARDLRECLLLQLQSKKQTPDVINAERILEDYFTEFSNKHFQKIMSRLNLSEDELKRAMGRIVKLNPAPGGEVDYTYTDQAQQIVPDFVLEEHDGELSFTMPRFSVPELRVNKKYADLLIEAKGSSERAQKEAATFVRQKLDSAKWFVEALKQRQNTLNKTMSAILEYQHDYFVSGDEADLKPMVLKDIAEKTGFDISTISRVVNSKYIETHFGIFALKYFFSEGMENKEGEEVSTRELKKALQECVDAENKKKPLTDEQLVEEMERRGYKVARRTIAKYRGQLGIPLARWRKEL, encoded by the coding sequence ATGATCAAGCAGGGCCTCGAACTCAAGCAGCAGCAGAAACTCTCCCCGCTGCAGATCCAGACGATCAAGCTGATCGAACTCCCGATCCAGGAGCTCGAGCAGCGGATCCGTACGGAGCTGGAGGAGAATCCTGTGCTGGACGATACGCCGGACCCTGAGAAGGCCGAGGACGCCAAGGACGTGTCCCTGGACGAGATTACGGACGAAGGAGACATCCCCTCCTACAAGACCCGGGTCAACAACTGGGGCAAGGACCCCCGGCCCGAATACAACACTTTCTCCGTGCGGCAGAGCTTCACCCAGACCCTGATGGACCAGCTGGGCTACCGCAACCTCACCCCCGAGCAGTACAGCGTGGCGTCCTTCATCATCGGCTCGCTCGACGCCGACGGCTACCTGCGCCGCGACGTCGACTCGCTGGTGGACGACATGGCTTTCCGCGCCGGGATCAGCACCACCCCGGAGGAGGTGCTGGAGATGCTCGCGGTGATCCAGGAGTTCGACCCCGCCGGGGTGGGCGCGCGCGACCTGCGCGAATGCCTGCTCCTGCAGCTGCAGTCCAAGAAGCAGACGCCCGACGTGATCAACGCCGAGCGCATCCTGGAGGACTATTTCACGGAGTTTTCCAACAAGCATTTCCAGAAGATCATGTCCCGCCTGAACCTCTCCGAGGACGAGCTCAAGCGGGCGATGGGACGCATCGTCAAGCTCAATCCCGCACCGGGCGGCGAGGTGGACTACACCTACACCGACCAGGCCCAGCAGATCGTGCCGGACTTCGTGCTGGAGGAGCACGACGGCGAGCTGTCCTTCACGATGCCGCGCTTCTCCGTGCCGGAGCTGCGCGTCAACAAGAAATACGCGGACCTGCTCATCGAGGCCAAGGGCTCTTCGGAGCGCGCCCAGAAGGAGGCCGCGACCTTCGTGCGCCAGAAGCTCGACTCGGCCAAATGGTTCGTGGAGGCGCTCAAGCAGCGCCAGAACACGCTCAACAAGACGATGTCCGCCATCCTGGAGTACCAGCACGACTATTTCGTGTCCGGCGACGAAGCCGACCTCAAGCCGATGGTCCTCAAGGACATCGCCGAGAAGACCGGCTTCGACATCTCCACCATCTCGCGCGTGGTCAACAGCAAGTACATCGAGACGCATTTCGGCATCTTCGCCCTGAAATATTTCTTCTCCGAAGGCATGGAGAACAAGGAGGGCGAGGAGGTGTCCACCCGCGAGCTGAAGAAGGCCCTGCAGGAGTGCGTGGACGCTGAGAACAAGAAGAAACCGCTCACCGACGAGCAGCTGGTGGAAGAGATGGAGCGGCGCGGCTACAAGGTCGCGCGCCGCACCATCGCCAAATACCGCGGCCAGCTCGGCATCCCGCTGGCCCGCTGGCGCAAGGAGCTCTAG